In Sphingomonas crocodyli, the genomic window TTCGAGCAGGTCGATCGGCGTGCCCGAAAAGCGCACCGATTCAAAATCGTCCACGTCCATCCTCTTCCCCCCGGAAGCGACCGACCCAAGCCGTGACGCCAATGGCGCGACGGTTCAAGCGGCAATAGCCGGCACGTCTTACAAAACTGTGGATAGTGTCAGCCCTGAGACTCGGGCGACGCCTTCGGCGCGGCCTTGGGCTTGGCGGCCTTGGCTTCGAGCGCGTCGAGGCGCGCGCGCAGGGCATCGGCCTCATCCCGCGCGGCGACGGCCATCGCCTTGACGGCCTCGAACTCCTCACGCGTGACGAAATCGAGCCCGCCGATCCAATCCTTGGCGCGATCCTTCAGACCCGCCTCAGCC contains:
- a CDS encoding accessory factor UbiK family protein, with the protein product MQSENRLFDDFVKMMNGAAGTLAGMGREAEAGLKDRAKDWIGGLDFVTREEFEAVKAMAVAARDEADALRARLDALEAKAAKPKAAPKASPESQG